The following nucleotide sequence is from Salvia miltiorrhiza cultivar Shanhuang (shh) chromosome 7, IMPLAD_Smil_shh, whole genome shotgun sequence.
GGCCCAACACCACCCTTTTCTATCTTCTTTCTCCCGTAACATTttgccactctctctctctctcagttgAAAGATCCGCccactctctctcgctctctgcgCCCTCCTGCCGCGAACGGCTCCGGCGACTGGTCGCGCCTCCACAGCTCTGGAACTCCGGCGCCGCTTTCTTTTCCTCCACACATGTCAGACGGAATCGAGAACACACAGCTCAGGAATCGGCGCAGCATGTCCAATCGAGAACAGGAATCGAGCCCTAGTTTCTCTCGATTCAGGCGGAATCGTTGCGCCGCTGGGCTTCGTCTGCCGCTGCTCTGGCCGTCCCAACCGCCGGCGAGCAGCCGCCGCTCGGAATCCAGGTATCGGTCTGCTTCTTCGTCCATCCGCAGAACCCAATCGAGCCCTAGAATCTGGAATGTCGCCGTTGCCGAGCTCGGTACCGGTCGAACAGAGCGGTTGCGTCTCGTTCGTGGCTGCGTCGGGCtgttctccctctctcccccgctctctctctcatcgtGTTCACGGTCGCTGGGGCTACCTCCGGCGAGGCAGCCGCCGGACTTGGCCCCCTCTGCTCCAGCCGACAGCAGCAGTCAGCCGGaccgccgccatcgccgccaTCTCTCCCTCCGACGACCAGCGACACAATCagatctcactctctctcagcCCCCAAAGTCCAGATCGGAAATCCACCCCTCTCCTCTTCTCCTTCGGCCACAGCGATCAACCATCAGGTGCCGCCATCATCGTCTGAATCCGGCGAGCGATCGTCGTCAGCGTCGGGTCTCCGGACTGGAGGTAGCATGCTGCCTTAGCCCTTGAGTTCCAGCGAGCGGACGCTTCGGTCGATGCACTCTGCCCATCGGAACAGAACTCGTTCCGCTTATTGTTGCCGCGCTCTACCCCAAACCCCAGATTGAACGGCAACACGCGGCAAGGATAAAACTCGACAGGTTACTAGATTGTCTAAGTTCATTCTATCTTATGAAATCTTGGGTTTTCATACTTTGCTTATGCTTATGCTGGAGTTTACACTAAGTGTTGTTTTGCTTTGTGTCGTAAGAAAATTCTTACTGTAAAAGTCATGGTTTATGCTGTATTACAGAACGTGTGACTCTGCTAAGTCTATATGTGCATATATTATTCAtctatgcatatatatacacacttgTATACTATGTATTTCCTTTTAAACATATGCTTGATGATATGATGTATGAACTGGAGCtgagcttagtatataccttcTATGCTTGTTGTTGGTGGCTTTTGTTGTTGATTTCTCCAGATGATGGATGGGAGTGAGTTGCTGTAAATTGATGTTTGTGATGGTGTTCGACTATGCAAGAAATTCTCTGTTATAACATTGCTGCAGGTATAAGGGAATGTTAATGCATTCTTGCgtgtggtggtggggaaggGAGTTGGTGGAGTGCAAAGCTTGGTGGAGAGCAAAGCTTGGTGGACACACCTTTTCCTTTTCCCTTTTcttattcttctttctcttttcttctttatgCAAATGCCAATTTATTGTGGTGTAATTGGAAGGTATGAACGAAAATTGGTTGTAAGAGTTTGTAAAGTATGAGAATGAGATTGATGAATAAATGAAGTATATCCTCATGCCTTGGTGATGCTAATACTGTAATAAAATATTGGCTTCGATTTTCAATCATCTCATTTCTGTATCttgcttgatatctttttcctttcCTGCTAACTTAATAAACTGTAATTTAACttagattaaatccgtagatttaatctgcgttgcagtcgaaataattcctcgacttctatgcactaataaatataactgcttctgtttttcgattaataaataacatgactttgctaagtcagttacaacttggaaataataattattgaatggctcaataatccgtcgcgttttttttttttttatacgttataaaagtataaagctaaaataataactccgtttctgataaaaaaaaaatcagatccataaactggattcatttataaaaattgcatttactagttttaatcataaataaaagagcgggctactacatagtGATGCTCTAACTACTTAGTCGAGAAGTTTGCGAGGTGCATAATATTTGTTGAATTGTGTCTAGATTTGcacaatttaatttaacattatGCGGGATCGCTTTGCAAGTAATGCTgctattactttttttttattgactATGGTTTGTAATTTTCAGATAAGACTTTGAAAAACAGAAAGAGGCGTGTTCTCGTTGTTGACACCGGTGGGAGTGTTCCAATCTCACAAGTGACAGGTTATGATTTCTCTTGcttttgttttaaatttctttagaGCTTTTAATAATTTAGCATATATTTGAAAAACTGATTTCTTTTATATTAACAatcgttttgttttcatttGCTCGGCTCTTCTTCTGAAAATGGTTAAGTTTTCCTTAGCCCAACAAATGTGATCCCTAATTCCATATTGTCAAAAGGtattgttataattaattttatttagtgttaTTGTTTACTTACTTATCTTGACTATGTTACTACTCTTGAATTTTGATGGTTCGCAGGCTGCTTGCGCCGGTTGGGTTCCGATGTGACGCAACTGCCTTTGTCTAATAATGTTAGTGTTTCACGGTCTAAACGTTTATGTAAAGCTTGTTGTGGACAGAGGCACTTAAAAGGTATGTGTTTGTCTGATTATTaccttattaatttattaacagTTGCACATTTGTTTAAGCTGGCTTGGTAAGTTAATGAACATCCCTTACATTTAAGTTGTTGTTGTGAGTTTTTCTTACCTTTAAAAGGTgacatatattaatttttttgttctttttaggGCCACACTCTTGATGCTGTGATATTCCATGATAATTAGGTTCAAACATGTGCTTCAAGAGGGTAATGTTTACATGGTGAAAGGAGTCTATATTTTTGATCCAAAGCAATACAAGAATCCAATTGTGACATGTAATTACCAATAGACATTCAGAAAAGATACTTTGGTGAATGAAGAACCAAATGATTCGATACCTGCTGGTGGACTAAGTTTCAGAACAACTCCAAGTTGAGAGTTCCACAAATTCCTCTCAACAAAGACATTGATGAGTTAAGCTAAGCAACTTAATCATTGAAGAATTGCGAAtgatatttctatatttattttagcaATATTTTGTGTAAGTTTAGGAAAAGAATTATTGTActtattatatttttgaatgaGATTATTTTAGTGTGACTTAAATGTTAATTAATCATTTTCTTCTCTTACTTAGATACTGCTTATGTCATTATTGGTACCCATGAACCTCGGGAAGTCACAGTTAAAGGACAGGGTAAAGTCATTTGTGAGTATATTGATATTCATACAGAGTATGTTAGATACACGATGAGTTTATGTTTTTCTATTTCGTTACATatgtttagtttagtttataatAACATATTTCATGGAAATGTAGGCTGGAAACGTTTGTGGTGACATTTTGGGAAGATTTTGTATCCGATGAGATCTATGCTAAATTGGAACCTATTTCAAATAGGACACTGTTTTTGTTGTTGAATTTTTCAGTCGTGTCATGTTACGGTATGCATGATTTTATGTGGTGAGATAAATTATACATACATAAATTGTTAGGCACAATCGATGATGGTTTGTCTTTAATGTTCAAGATTGAGTCTGACCACCAATACTTAGTCAATTATCTTGGATGGCTCTAAGAATGAAATGCTAATTGAACTAGAGAGATGGTATTGTATAATCTGTATAACAATTAAGAATCTTATCATGTGAATATTTTTGTTCCTAACTTGCttataattatcataaacaGGAAGCAAGAGAATGAAGAGGCCAATAACATGTTAGTATAAACCGGTggtttttttgaaaagaaattgttgcGCTCACCCAAGCAACCTTTGCAGATTACTAAAGTGGAACAAATGTTGCACAAGAAAGAGGTGAGTTACTTTATATTGTACTTGCATTGTCACCAAAATTTGGGAATTTATGTTCTAAAAATCTAGGTTAGACATGTGTATTTGattttttacatatataataacaaaagtTTATGTGATGAAAAAATGCACGAGCCCAACAAGAAATTTTCTAGATTTAACTTTCATATTTTATTCATCTAAGAAATCGGGTTCAATTCATATACTATATCAGGTAACATTGGGAAAATCAAAAGAAGATTTGttagcaaaagaaaaaaaaagttgtgcACTTAGATCTTTCTAAAGATTCAGGTCTTCAATTATTATTACAAGATTTAGTGCATTTTGCTAAAGATTTTCATGATATGTTTTCCACCAGAAAATTATAATCATGGCTTAGTGAAAGTAAAGATTCTTTTGATCACTTTGAACGGATGTTGGTGAAACTTTTAATATTCTTTTCCATGAGTAGTGagtttttaacttttttattgCAATGGAGAAATTGTATAACTAATATAAGAATAATTATTGATCTAACAATATTTATATTGGTTTTGTAATGTTAGATGATGTTGATACACATGAGAATTTTGATGATGCACATTTGGATATGCCTCTACCAGGTAATAGTTAGACATGATAGATAGTATATTTTGAATCTTCtagaatttattaatcgagCAAATGATGAATAATATTGTGTCATTGttagaaatttcaaaaataaaaaagaaagctaAAAGCATTAGCATGAGGTCATAAAGTCTGGTGAACATGAAGATCAAAGATCCTCAGGCATGCACATCTAAACattctaattttaaattgatatcGCCTATGTTAATCTATTCATGTTTTGAACTACCACTTGTTACTATTGTGTAATTACCATGATATATGAATCAGTACACATGTGTACCAGGTACTTGCTTAGCTCCAACAACTTATAAAAcatatacaaatataattaagcAACTTTATTTGTAGATAAATTTGTGGAGAGAGCAACTGATTGCAAACTTGTTGAAGATTCTCATATGGAGTCGCATCTACCTTTGGCACGTAATTATTCAACCAATTAGATAAATTTTCGTTTTTAATATTCTTCGTTGTGAACAATATTAACtcaatcatttttttatatatataccagGAGAAATAGGACCTTATGGCAAAAACATCAAAGAAGACTAAAATAACTCAAGCTAAGGACAAACATATAGCTAAGGGTACAAACTATTGTCATTATATAGACACTTAATCTTTGAAGTGTTCTTGTATGATTGATGGGAGTTTCTGTGCAACATTATTAGCAaagaaggcaaaaaaaaaaaaaaatgaagtctAATATCTTAAAAGACAAGATACAAAGCATATTTGATTCATCCCACGAACTTACTGAAGTGGTTGTCGAGCATAATAAAGGTTAGTAATCTACATGAGGCAACGGTGTTAATAGTTCTAAATCAAACCATCAACGACATATATTATGCAAATACATTGTGTTTGTCattaactaattttattaatattatcatCAACTTTTAGGCAAAAGAGTCCCACAAACACCAACACTCAAGTCAAGGAGTGGCTGAACAATCAAGCGAAGAACATTGGGCTAATGAAGTGAAAGATTTTATGAGACTTTCAAGCAACTTGTGTATGTACTTTGTACAATTCTCTAGCTATGACTTTTGGCTCTATTACACCGTGTTGGTGATATTCTACTAGAATTTTGAGGTTACCTTTTGCATGTACATTGTATATGCCTCGATGCAGTTTTTGGTTTAATGCGATATGTTTATATAACGCGTAATGTGTGAAAGGATACTTAAATGGTTTTTATATAAATTGTATTGTGTAGATTGTTGCTCCTAACTGTACAAATTAAATACTCTTAACTGTATTACAATTGTGACCTACAAGTCATACTATAATATGTTACATTTAAAAATGATTCGACCAGCGCCGTTATTGGTCCCATAATTCACGGAGCAATTATAGAAACACCGCGTCTTACGCGGTGCAGAATTTctagtattaaataaatacataaatattagtattatttttagtaataattccAATTTCTCTCTACTCAATCGTATATGAGATACATTATCGAATGATTGTCCAATATCTTACATCAGAAATgatgaatttgtaaatatgtACTAATGAAACGATTATGTAGCGATTTCAAAAcatgaaaattaaatagaaGAGAAATTTGATGATGgtagaatatttatttttatttttgtaatattatGGCGCAACTAATTAATGTAGCattatgattttattgaaattgcTAATATTCAGAGtcttttataatattatgattattactTTCTTAGtcttttataatattatgattattattttcttcatCTAAGCTAAGTTGAGCAAATTATTTTCGACAGAAAATTTAAGAacttagtattttaagtgtctTTGGTAATAAGTGAAATaagtgattattattattattattattttttttgcttatatatatttattccatataagaaaattgatcATCTTAATTGAGACggtcaaaaaaaaatatttacgaAGTTAGTTGGAACCAAGAGAGTATTTGGTCCCCCCTGACTGAAAAGTCTGGCTACGTCACTGGCAGAGATGGGCCAATCTCATCCTTATCACGCTTTCTCACTATCAAGATTTCAATTACAGGTTGGCCTTAGGTCCTTAAATTTGGGAATCTGCCCCAAATTAAGTGTACTCCATATTGAAGCTCCAGAGATCGTCTCGCTTGAACTGAAGGGCTGTGGAGTATTGTCTGAGGCATTAATTGATTGCCCTCTTCTGACATCTCTAGATGCTTCTTTCTGCAGGTGAGCTGTGCCTTTTGTTGTTGTATAATGTATCTAGCAATTTCTCTTGCATGACGACAAGAGTTGGTATTAAGTGGTATACTTGATGAATGCAGCCAACTCAAGGATGATTGTTTATCTGCTACTGCTTCATCTTGTCCACTTATTGAATCCTTGGTCTTGATGTCGTGCCCCTCTGTTGGCCCTGATGGACTTTCGTCTTTACACTGTCTTCGGAGCCTGACCTTCCTTGACCTATCCTATACCTTTTTGGTCAATTTGCAGCCCGTTTTCTACTCCTGCGTGTATTTAAAGGTAATAACAACTATCATGTTTGGTGACATTCATTCTTCTTTTACTCAGTTCTTGGTACCGATATTATGTTGTTCCCTTTTATTTCACAATTAGTGAGTGTGGGATGATTTGGTTTTTGGGTGATAAATCGggttttgtttatttatcttGATCTTGTAGGTTCTAAAATTGCAAGCATGCAAGTACCTTAGCGATTCATCCTTGGAGCCTCTCTACAAACACAATGCTCTCCCAGCTCTGTGTGAGCTGGATTTGTCCTATGGTACACTTTGCCAGTCAGCGATAGAGGAGTTGCTTGCTTGTTGTCGGCATCTAACTCATGTCAGCTTGAATGGTTGTGTCAACATGCATGACTTGGATTGGAGCTTTCAAATCAAAACATTAACTTTGACAAGCACCTTTGATGGATCACACACCACCTCTACACGAGAAAGTATCGTGCTTTCTCAAGAGCAAGGTGACCGATTGCTGGAGAGCCTAAATTGTGTCGGTTGTCCAAACATCAAGAAAGTTGTAATTCCTCCCACAGCGAGATGTTTCCATCTATCATTACTAAATCGATCTATCATTACTAAACATCAAGAAAGTTGGAATTTTTGTTTCTCGTAGGATTATCCCCTGTCGTTGATTTTTCTCTTGACTTCATCTTTGTTTCGTCTTGGCAGATATTCCCATCGAGCATGGGAACACTACGCGCAGCATGCCCGAGCTTGAAACGCATCTTTAGCAGCCTACCGTGCACGTGATATCGCCAATTTTACGAAAGCATTATTGGAGCACTTTTTTGTGTCTACGGGTGACATTAAAATCTCTACTATTTTGCATCCATCCCTTCGTCTATTTTTGTGTCCTAGGATAGGTTTTACAACATGAAATCTTGGgatcttttttttcatttgattttatCAAATCTCTTTATACTATTAAATGTTTCTCTTGGTGTCTTTGATAATTGTTCtatgaaatgaaaatattgaaaatgattaattatgttttgtgtCTCTTTAAAATTGAACGTTTtccaaaaatatattaactttcattttttatttttaattcaaaaatttcTAATTTTCAGCGTTATTTAGAAAATACTCAGTTATATAAAATTTGGTGATGAAATAATGAGTCACTTGGATTTTTAAGTGGATTTTTTTTCCCACTTTGATAAGTGGATTTTTTAATTGGATTTTCTGCCTCTATTTCATTGCCATCTTCTTTGataatgaaattaatagttacAATAATGAAATACTCCATAGTTCTAGAGCTTACTGTCTGGCATGGGGTGATTGTTAACTTCAAAAAGAACTTCTTGACGACGATTTCTTAGCCTTAGATCATTGGATTCTTCTTCAGTAAATGGTGGAATTAATGGTGGTTTTTCAAGAAGTGGTGACGAAATTCCAGGGATGTCGAAAATCAGTAAATCGGAGCTATAAAATAGatgcaaagaaaatcaaaaatcGAAGGCAAATAGAGACGAATTGAGAACGAAgaaaatcagaaaataaaaaacCCCACCGCTTCTGCTCGTGTCGATCGAGACTCAACGCGCCTCCCTTAGCGCGGGAAGCGTGTGCACAGAACGGGGACTGGGCACTGGGTAGGGCAAGCGACGCATGGTGACGCCGACGTAACTCCCTTAGCGCCGCCACCCTCTCACCTCCGTCAAGCA
It contains:
- the LOC130994527 gene encoding F-box/LRR-repeat protein 15-like — translated: MGQSHPYHAFSLSRFQLQVGLRSLNLGICPKLSVLHIEAPEIVSLELKGCGVLSEALIDCPLLTSLDASFCSQLKDDCLSATASSCPLIESLVLMSCPSVGPDGLSSLHCLRSLTFLDLSYTFLVNLQPVFYSCVYLKVLKLQACKYLSDSSLEPLYKHNALPALCELDLSYGTLCQSAIEELLACCRHLTHVSLNGCVNMHDLDWSFQIKTLTLTSTFDGSHTTSTRESIVLSQEQGDRLLESLNCVGCPNIKKVVIPPTARCFHLSLLNRSIITKHQENIPIEHGNTTRSMPELETHL